In Pseudomonas lutea, the genomic stretch ATGTTTACCGGCCTACAGAACTTGGGGCATTTCAACGACGTAAATCGTCACAGAAGTCTTTATACTCCCGCCTTTGGTTTGGGGCGTAGCGCCCGCTTCATTACTTTGACTGGGAGTCTCAGCTATGCCCGAGAACGGTGCTGGCTTTATCAATCGTCTGGTTCGAACGTGCGTGTGGGCCAGTCTGGCCGTGGCGCCTATGGCTGCAAATGCTGCAGACGAAGATCCATGGGAAGGCGTCAACCGTGCCATTTTCCGTTTCAACGATACCGTCGATACCTACGCGCTGAAGCCCATTGCCCAAGGCTATGAGTTCATCACGCCGCAGTTTCTGGAAGACGGTATCCACAACATGTTTAAAAACGTCGGCGAAGTGACCAACTTTGCCAACGATGTGCTTCAAGCCAAGCCTGAAGCCGCTGGCGTCGACACCGCTCGCCTGATCTTCAACACCACGTTCGGCCTGCTGGGCTTTTTTGACGTCGGCACCAAGATGGGCTTGCAGCGCAACGACGAAGACTTCGGTCAGACTCTCGGCCACTGGGGCGTGAACAGCGGTCCGTTCGTGATGCTGCCCCTGTTGGGCCCAAGCACCGTGCGCGATGCCTTCGCCAAGTACCCCGACACCTACACCCAGCCTTGGCGTTACATTGACCATGTGCCAACCCGCAACACGGCGCTGGGTGTGAGCATTGTCGATACCCGCGCCAGCCTTCTGTC encodes the following:
- a CDS encoding VacJ family lipoprotein, producing MPENGAGFINRLVRTCVWASLAVAPMAANAADEDPWEGVNRAIFRFNDTVDTYALKPIAQGYEFITPQFLEDGIHNMFKNVGEVTNFANDVLQAKPEAAGVDTARLIFNTTFGLLGFFDVGTKMGLQRNDEDFGQTLGHWGVNSGPFVMLPLLGPSTVRDAFAKYPDTYTQPWRYIDHVPTRNTALGVSIVDTRASLLSAEKLINGDKYIFIRNAYLQNREFKVKDGKVVDDF